One Prevotella melaninogenica DNA window includes the following coding sequences:
- the dnaJ gene encoding molecular chaperone DnaJ, which yields MAKRDYYEVLGVSKNASEDEIKKAYRKLAIKYHPDRNPDDPEAEAKFKEAAEAYDVLHDPQKRQQYDQFGFDAPGGGFGGGPFGGAGGFSMDDIFSMFGDVFGGHGGGFGGFGGGGHQAPKYRGSDLRLKVRLSLQEVATGVTKKFKVRKDVPCEHCHGTGAEEGSGTETCQNCHGSGVEIRTQQSIFGMMQTQTTCHVCNGEGTIIKNKCTHCHGEGVVKGEEVVEINIPAGVAEGMVVNVPGKGNAGRHNGVAGNIQVYIEEEPNDTFIRDGQNVIYNLLLDFPTAALGGQVDIPTIDGSNVKIKIEPGTQPGKTLRLRGKGLPAVQGYGSGTGDLVVHISIYVPKELNKEEKKIIEELRQSENFRGDNSTKRSIFENFKKLFS from the coding sequence ATGGCAAAAAGAGATTACTATGAGGTGTTAGGTGTCAGCAAAAATGCCTCTGAAGACGAAATAAAGAAAGCATACAGAAAACTTGCTATCAAGTATCATCCTGACCGTAATCCAGATGACCCTGAGGCTGAAGCAAAGTTTAAAGAGGCTGCTGAGGCTTATGATGTACTGCACGATCCACAGAAACGCCAACAGTATGACCAGTTTGGTTTCGATGCTCCTGGCGGTGGCTTTGGTGGTGGTCCCTTCGGTGGAGCTGGTGGTTTCTCTATGGACGATATCTTCTCTATGTTTGGCGATGTGTTCGGCGGACATGGCGGAGGATTTGGCGGCTTCGGAGGTGGCGGTCATCAAGCCCCTAAGTACCGTGGCTCTGACCTTCGTTTAAAGGTTCGTCTGTCGTTGCAAGAGGTTGCTACGGGCGTTACCAAGAAGTTTAAGGTGCGTAAAGACGTTCCTTGCGAACACTGCCACGGCACTGGTGCTGAGGAGGGTAGCGGAACAGAAACTTGCCAGAACTGTCATGGTTCGGGCGTTGAAATCCGTACACAGCAGAGTATCTTTGGTATGATGCAGACCCAGACTACCTGTCACGTATGTAATGGTGAGGGAACTATCATTAAAAATAAGTGTACTCACTGTCATGGTGAAGGCGTTGTAAAGGGCGAGGAAGTCGTTGAAATCAACATACCAGCGGGTGTAGCTGAAGGTATGGTGGTCAATGTTCCTGGCAAGGGTAACGCTGGTAGACACAATGGTGTGGCTGGTAATATCCAAGTATATATCGAGGAGGAACCTAACGACACCTTCATTCGTGACGGACAGAACGTCATCTATAATCTCTTGCTCGATTTCCCAACAGCTGCCTTAGGTGGTCAGGTGGATATCCCAACCATCGATGGCAGTAATGTAAAGATAAAGATTGAACCCGGAACACAGCCTGGTAAGACGCTCCGCCTACGTGGCAAGGGTCTCCCAGCCGTACAAGGTTATGGCAGCGGTACTGGTGATTTAGTGGTTCACATCAGTATTTACGTTCCAAAGGAGTTGAATAAAGAAGAGAAGAAGATTATCGAAGAATTACGCCAAAGCGAAAACTTCCGTGGTGATAACAGCACCAAACGCTCTATCTTTGAGAACTTTAAGAAATTGTTTAGTTGA
- a CDS encoding bifunctional folylpolyglutamate synthase/dihydrofolate synthase — protein sequence MTYQETVEYLFNSTPVFEHVGASAYKEGLETTKALDEHFGHPHTHFLSIHVAGTNGKGSCSHTLAAILQAEGYKVGLYTSPHLVDFRERIRVNGEMISEQEVIDFVEQERDFFEPLHPSFFELTTALAFKYFAEQKVDIAIIEVGLGGRLDCTNIITPILSIITNISLDHTQFLGNTLGAIAAEKAGIIKHCVPVVIGESVPETQIVFKAKAQKEDALIVFAEDIPAVLSSRPNPDGGIAYQTRFFGDIVGELGGSYQEKNANTVLTAVMQLYNKGVIKNAESIAKGFANICELTGLMGRWQKLQANPLAICDTGHNVGGWTYLSQQIKRQQCKQKRIVFGMVDDKDLHAVMSMLPDDAIYYWTQPSTHRAFPAEKVAATADDYDLHGMVFPTVLEAYQAALHDAAQSDFIFVGGSSYVVADLLTNLQKK from the coding sequence ATGACCTACCAAGAAACCGTAGAATATCTATTCAATAGCACACCCGTCTTTGAACACGTCGGGGCATCTGCTTACAAAGAAGGACTTGAGACGACAAAGGCTTTGGACGAGCACTTTGGCCATCCACATACCCACTTCCTTTCTATTCATGTTGCAGGAACCAACGGAAAAGGTTCATGCTCCCACACGTTGGCAGCTATCCTCCAAGCTGAAGGATATAAGGTCGGACTCTATACCAGTCCTCACCTCGTTGACTTCCGTGAGCGCATCAGGGTCAACGGAGAAATGATTTCAGAGCAGGAAGTAATCGACTTTGTTGAACAGGAACGCGACTTCTTTGAGCCGCTGCACCCTTCTTTCTTTGAACTTACAACAGCCTTAGCTTTCAAGTACTTTGCTGAGCAGAAGGTTGATATTGCTATCATTGAAGTGGGCTTAGGTGGTAGGCTCGATTGCACAAACATTATCACTCCTATCTTATCGATTATCACCAATATATCACTCGACCACACTCAGTTCCTCGGTAATACGCTCGGAGCGATTGCGGCAGAGAAGGCTGGTATTATCAAACATTGTGTACCTGTCGTTATTGGTGAGTCTGTCCCTGAAACACAGATTGTTTTTAAGGCAAAAGCACAGAAAGAGGATGCCCTCATTGTCTTTGCAGAAGACATCCCTGCAGTGCTTTCTTCTCGCCCTAACCCCGATGGTGGTATCGCTTATCAGACTCGTTTCTTTGGCGATATTGTGGGCGAATTGGGTGGTAGTTACCAAGAGAAGAACGCCAACACGGTCTTAACAGCCGTCATGCAACTGTATAATAAAGGTGTCATTAAGAACGCAGAGAGTATTGCCAAGGGCTTTGCCAATATTTGCGAACTGACGGGCTTAATGGGTAGGTGGCAGAAGCTACAGGCTAACCCGTTGGCCATTTGCGATACAGGACACAACGTTGGCGGATGGACTTACCTCTCCCAACAAATCAAACGTCAACAATGTAAGCAGAAGCGCATTGTCTTTGGTATGGTGGATGATAAAGACCTTCACGCAGTCATGTCTATGCTCCCCGATGATGCCATTTACTATTGGACACAACCAAGTACACATCGTGCTTTCCCAGCAGAGAAAGTTGCCGCAACAGCCGACGACTACGACCTACACGGAATGGTCTTCCCAACCGTCCTTGAAGCCTACCAAGCCGCCCTTCATGATGCCGCCCAATCCGACTTCATCTTCGTTGGTGGCTCCAGCTATGTGGTTGCCGACTTGCTGACAAACCTACAAAAGAAGTAG
- a CDS encoding leucine-rich repeat protein, with protein MKQIYILLIALLMGLSANAKSSGTCGPNLKWLLTDDGVLTITGEGEMTDYSYANRSPWYGQHIKRIIIDDGVSTIGNEAFTTCIALTSVTIPNSVTKIGTSAFATCIYNHRTTKTNQKYPSVNL; from the coding sequence ATGAAACAAATTTACATCTTATTAATAGCCCTACTCATGGGCTTATCAGCTAATGCAAAAAGCTCTGGTACCTGTGGACCTAATCTAAAATGGCTCCTTACTGATGATGGTGTATTAACCATTACTGGGGAAGGAGAAATGACGGATTATTCATATGCAAATCGAAGCCCATGGTACGGTCAACATATTAAACGAATTATAATTGACGATGGTGTTTCGACAATTGGTAATGAGGCTTTCACTACTTGTATCGCTCTAACATCTGTAACCATTCCAAATAGTGTTACGAAAATTGGAACTTCAGCTTTCGCTACTTGTATTTATAACCATAGAACAACCAAAACTAATCAGAAATATCCGAGTGTAAATCTTTAA
- the tnpA gene encoding transposon Tn4555 protein TnpA, whose amino-acid sequence MKATRKCSFCGKSFVTRSGMQRYCSEACQAEAKRARVMQKNNLFKVAQPLMEIQHQEYLTFSKAAILMGCSRQYIYKLVAIGKLKASRISNRMAFIRRADIEQMLEGNPYHRILPGNTSTPRKSSSSSLPAKREKREKESEEVLDFYSGEEVMSLFKVKQSWLYTSAKRNHIPICRIAGKNYYSKKHIDEFFGVAVDISEITDWLLTEEVEELFGMKPTALRAYTYRHKIPTKREYGRTYYSKSHLNELRRTDLVNDERYYTVEQVQQIYGLSSANICHIVKVKHIEKIKVGVKNLLLRSDVERVMAERNK is encoded by the coding sequence ATGAAAGCAACCAGAAAATGCAGTTTTTGCGGCAAGTCCTTTGTAACCCGAAGCGGTATGCAAAGATATTGCAGTGAGGCTTGTCAGGCAGAAGCCAAACGAGCCAGAGTGATGCAGAAGAACAACCTCTTCAAAGTCGCCCAACCCTTGATGGAGATACAGCATCAGGAGTATCTCACCTTTTCCAAAGCAGCCATCCTCATGGGCTGTTCCCGACAGTACATTTACAAACTTGTAGCCATCGGCAAGCTGAAAGCCTCACGCATCAGCAACCGCATGGCATTCATCCGCAGAGCCGACATCGAGCAGATGTTGGAGGGCAATCCCTATCACCGCATCCTGCCCGGCAACACCTCCACACCAAGGAAATCATCTTCATCTTCCTTACCTGCCAAAAGAGAAAAAAGGGAAAAGGAAAGCGAAGAAGTGTTGGACTTCTATTCGGGCGAGGAGGTGATGTCCCTTTTTAAGGTAAAGCAGTCATGGCTTTACACTTCCGCCAAGCGTAACCATATCCCCATCTGCCGTATCGCAGGAAAGAACTATTACAGCAAGAAGCATATTGACGAGTTTTTCGGTGTGGCAGTTGATATTAGCGAAATTACCGACTGGCTACTGACCGAGGAGGTGGAGGAACTGTTCGGCATGAAGCCGACCGCACTCCGTGCCTACACCTATCGCCATAAGATACCCACTAAAAGAGAGTACGGGCGTACCTATTACTCCAAATCACATTTGAACGAACTCCGCAGAACTGACCTTGTGAACGATGAACGCTACTATACCGTTGAGCAGGTGCAGCAAATCTATGGTCTTTCGTCAGCCAACATCTGCCATATCGTCAAGGTGAAGCACATCGAAAAGATAAAGGTGGGTGTGAAAAACCTGCTTTTGCGCTCAGATGTGGAGCGTGTCATGGCTGAAAGGAACAAATAA
- a CDS encoding tyrosine-type recombinase/integrase encodes MSKCKTVTLRKRKIKNGTQYSLCLDYYPGYRDNVTMRVITREALGIYIFAKPANQQERDFNARMMKKAVILRNQRYEAIFNENNGFFDKTKMKGDFLAYFKGLADRKNIKWQHVYKHFQRFVNGKCTFEEVDVDLCRKFMEYLLDAPQSIHTNQKLHINSAAGYWSTFRAVLHTAYRDRKIKENPNGFLDRIECIPTIREHLSQEELIRLAETPCEEEVLKKAFLFACLTGLRKSDIRQLTWQQIQPYTNGRMFVTTRMQKTKEIVHNPISDEAYGLLGERGEGLIFEDFKDKMLQGPLQRWLTAAGITKKITFHCTRHSFGSLHVEMGTDMAVIQAYLGHKNITTTQIYSKIAAQQMCQVVDKITLKRKEA; translated from the coding sequence ATGAGTAAATGCAAAACAGTTACCTTGCGTAAGCGCAAGATTAAGAACGGGACACAGTATTCACTATGCCTTGACTACTATCCCGGCTACCGTGACAATGTCACCATGAGAGTGATTACACGTGAAGCCTTAGGAATTTACATCTTCGCCAAACCTGCAAACCAGCAGGAACGGGACTTCAACGCACGCATGATGAAGAAAGCGGTCATCCTGCGCAACCAGCGCTACGAAGCCATTTTCAATGAAAACAACGGCTTTTTTGACAAGACCAAGATGAAGGGCGATTTCCTTGCCTATTTCAAAGGACTGGCTGACCGCAAGAATATCAAGTGGCAGCACGTATACAAGCATTTCCAGCGGTTCGTGAACGGCAAATGCACCTTTGAGGAGGTGGATGTGGATTTGTGCCGCAAGTTCATGGAATACCTGCTTGATGCACCCCAATCCATCCACACCAACCAAAAGCTGCACATCAACTCCGCAGCAGGCTATTGGTCAACTTTCCGTGCCGTGCTGCACACCGCCTACCGTGACAGGAAGATAAAGGAGAACCCAAACGGCTTCTTAGACCGCATCGAGTGCATTCCCACCATCAGGGAGCATTTGAGCCAAGAGGAACTGATACGGCTTGCCGAAACACCCTGTGAGGAGGAGGTCTTGAAAAAAGCTTTTCTTTTCGCCTGTCTTACGGGACTGAGAAAGAGCGACATCAGACAGCTCACGTGGCAGCAGATACAACCATACACCAACGGCAGGATGTTCGTTACCACCCGTATGCAGAAAACCAAAGAAATAGTGCATAACCCCATCAGTGATGAAGCCTATGGACTGCTGGGAGAACGGGGCGAGGGACTTATCTTTGAGGATTTCAAGGACAAGATGCTGCAAGGACCACTCCAACGGTGGCTCACGGCAGCAGGGATAACCAAGAAAATCACCTTTCACTGTACCCGCCACAGCTTCGGAAGCCTGCACGTGGAAATGGGAACGGACATGGCTGTCATCCAAGCCTATCTCGGACATAAGAACATTACCACCACACAAATCTATTCCAAGATAGCAGCGCAGCAGATGTGTCAGGTGGTGGACAAGATAACCTTGAAGCGCAAGGAGGCATAA
- the tnpC gene encoding transposon Tn4555 protein TnpC: protein MESSIKDKYIILGFVGFAIVLISSIATLVIADSFNQDNFVRWIVFVCCNLLGWLLYLSFQTLIFDTYEIYKIKFGKKETIAEAIEVQEELSQNTLEEATSVPGPTSVPEPVPESSPTKEETLIQTQPIELTIAPDLHEKNRANYASREQREKEERIRMVMEYCHYYLPRIADQETVNHICTEVDKWMNLNTYTPKPIQRPFTKDINNIPLRHFVWNISERFLYKRYYNGDNRAKFIKALFPKSFADTDLSTIKNFKVEPLKTEIPIDEPENGKLDFHYPEDYVRN, encoded by the coding sequence ATGGAATCATCAATCAAGGACAAATACATCATCTTGGGCTTTGTCGGCTTCGCCATCGTCCTAATATCTTCCATTGCCACGCTGGTAATAGCGGACAGCTTCAACCAAGACAACTTTGTCAGGTGGATAGTATTCGTATGCTGTAACCTGTTGGGATGGTTGCTCTATCTCTCCTTTCAGACACTTATCTTTGATACATACGAAATCTACAAAATCAAGTTCGGCAAGAAAGAAACGATTGCCGAAGCCATAGAGGTGCAGGAAGAACTGTCACAAAATACACTTGAAGAAGCCACATCTGTGCCTGGACCTACATCAGTCCCTGAGCCTGTACCCGAATCATCCCCGACAAAAGAAGAGACACTTATCCAAACACAACCGATAGAGCTTACTATCGCCCCGGATCTTCACGAAAAGAACCGTGCCAATTACGCAAGCAGAGAGCAACGGGAAAAGGAAGAGCGCATCCGCATGGTCATGGAGTATTGCCATTATTACCTGCCTCGCATTGCCGACCAAGAAACCGTGAACCACATCTGTACTGAGGTGGACAAATGGATGAATCTTAACACTTATACCCCGAAGCCCATACAAAGACCGTTTACCAAAGACATCAACAACATTCCACTCCGTCACTTCGTATGGAATATCTCTGAGCGTTTCCTGTACAAGAGATACTACAATGGGGATAACCGTGCCAAGTTCATCAAAGCCCTTTTCCCGAAATCGTTTGCTGATACAGACTTATCAACCATCAAGAATTTCAAGGTAGAGCCGTTAAAGACGGAAATTCCCATTGATGAACCCGAAAACGGCAAACTTGATTTCCACTATCCCGAGGATTATGTGCGGAATTAG
- a CDS encoding excisionase family DNA-binding protein: MEKSILTFNDLPEVVAQLRDEVMSLKSLLAEQRSVNNAKTVDTHVPMSVDEAAEYLGIPKGTLYMKLSEGTIPATKPGKRYCLYRDELDKWLETARKNPIPLSDEELNKSLSSSHRRKPNPRNW, from the coding sequence ATGGAAAAATCAATTCTTACCTTCAACGACCTCCCCGAGGTTGTCGCTCAGCTTCGAGACGAAGTGATGAGCCTGAAAAGCCTGCTCGCCGAGCAGCGCAGTGTGAACAATGCCAAAACGGTGGACACCCACGTGCCCATGTCTGTGGACGAGGCAGCAGAGTATTTAGGTATCCCTAAGGGTACGCTCTACATGAAACTGTCAGAAGGGACAATCCCTGCCACCAAGCCCGGCAAACGCTATTGCCTTTACCGTGACGAACTGGACAAGTGGCTGGAAACCGCCCGAAAGAATCCCATACCGTTGTCAGACGAGGAACTGAACAAGTCCTTATCCTCTTCCCACCGTCGCAAGCCCAACCCACGTAACTGGTGA
- a CDS encoding AAA family ATPase, which translates to MEEDKNYINLIRGDLTKASQAHNGMPDSVGMMNIKTANQTILEASLLPTPRALWDSFWYEGELSCLFADSNVGKSILAVQIADRIARTDNVLYLDFELSEKQFQLRYTNEHGELYTFPDKIYRVSIDCNQLLDANFEEAIIGGIEQMAVQTDCKIFIIDNLTYLCCAMEKGDAAGRLMIQLNNLKKRYALSILVLAHTPKRSLDCPITSNDLAGSKRLYNFFDSVFTIGKSAQDGGLRYVKQLKVRYGTFSHDADNVIVYEIDKVDAFLQFVFRGYSTEKEHLKKLGDNESSQRDCQILQLSQSGKSVREIASQVNCGKSTVNRIIQRSKESKNAGVPSVPLSQPLECGTMGQDGTADNQPSKTD; encoded by the coding sequence ATGGAAGAGGATAAGAACTATATCAACCTGATACGTGGCGACCTCACAAAAGCATCCCAAGCGCATAACGGTATGCCCGACAGTGTAGGCATGATGAATATCAAGACGGCAAACCAAACCATTCTTGAAGCATCGTTATTGCCTACGCCCCGTGCGCTGTGGGACAGCTTTTGGTACGAGGGGGAACTCTCCTGCTTGTTTGCCGATTCCAACGTGGGCAAGTCCATCCTTGCCGTGCAGATAGCCGACCGCATCGCCCGAACCGACAATGTGCTGTATCTGGACTTTGAACTGTCCGAAAAGCAGTTCCAGCTCCGCTATACCAACGAGCATGGAGAGCTCTACACCTTTCCCGACAAAATCTATCGGGTGTCTATTGACTGCAACCAGCTTTTGGATGCCAACTTTGAGGAAGCTATCATAGGCGGCATTGAACAGATGGCTGTGCAGACCGACTGCAAGATTTTCATCATTGACAATCTTACCTACCTGTGTTGCGCCATGGAGAAAGGCGATGCCGCAGGACGGCTGATGATTCAGCTGAACAATCTCAAAAAGAGATATGCGCTCTCTATCCTTGTCCTGGCACATACGCCCAAACGCTCTTTGGATTGTCCCATCACATCCAACGACCTTGCCGGAAGCAAACGGCTCTACAATTTCTTTGACAGCGTGTTCACCATTGGAAAAAGTGCCCAAGACGGAGGGCTTCGCTATGTGAAGCAGCTTAAAGTGCGCTATGGCACGTTCTCTCATGATGCGGATAATGTAATCGTTTACGAGATTGACAAGGTGGATGCTTTCTTGCAGTTCGTGTTCAGGGGCTATTCCACGGAAAAGGAACACTTGAAAAAATTGGGCGACAATGAATCAAGCCAAAGGGATTGCCAAATTCTGCAACTCTCCCAATCGGGCAAGTCCGTCAGGGAGATAGCCTCACAGGTGAATTGTGGCAAGTCCACCGTAAACCGTATCATCCAGCGCAGCAAAGAGAGTAAAAACGCAGGTGTCCCAAGTGTCCCACTGTCCCAACCCTTAGAGTGTGGGACAATGGGACAGGATGGGACAGCCGACAATCAACCATCAAAAACGGACTAA
- a CDS encoding DUF6371 domain-containing protein, whose protein sequence is MGNYSLQKYKGTATRHTCPKCGDRHSFVYYVDENNVPLHPSVGRCNHESGCGYHYTPKEYFQEHPEHRTTNDFSFDRQRAEQKKVKQQSKPTAIGYIPPHYVEKSQSERSNFFRFLFTLLTSYYGDKAKEVLKRLLEEYRLGATRDGSVIFWQIDRTGKVRTGKVMQYNPEDGHRIKGGQTSAVNWIHSILKKQRVLAEDWQLSQCLFGEHLLKTHPDKVVVLVESEKSAVIGSAIFPDYVWLATGGKSQMREEKLRVLSGRTVLLFPDADAYAEWKQRAESMYFCKVVVSDIIERNATPKQKEAHIDIADWIIFQIREGKVMSTANHLVEAERILQRMIEKNPVLQKLIDDLDLVLVGASPIGNDDEKPP, encoded by the coding sequence ATGGGCAATTATTCATTACAGAAGTATAAAGGAACGGCAACACGGCATACCTGCCCCAAATGCGGAGACAGGCATTCTTTCGTCTATTACGTGGACGAAAATAATGTGCCGTTGCATCCATCGGTCGGCAGATGTAACCACGAAAGCGGTTGTGGGTATCACTACACTCCGAAAGAGTATTTTCAAGAGCATCCTGAACACAGAACTACCAATGATTTCTCTTTTGACAGGCAAAGAGCAGAGCAGAAGAAAGTGAAGCAGCAAAGTAAGCCGACAGCCATCGGCTATATTCCCCCTCACTATGTGGAGAAGTCGCAAAGCGAGCGTAGCAATTTCTTCCGTTTCCTCTTCACACTCCTTACTTCCTACTATGGCGACAAGGCGAAAGAGGTGTTGAAGCGGTTGTTGGAGGAATACCGTTTGGGGGCTACCCGTGACGGCTCTGTTATCTTTTGGCAGATAGACAGGACGGGCAAGGTACGCACGGGAAAGGTGATGCAGTACAATCCCGAAGACGGACACCGTATCAAGGGAGGACAGACATCGGCAGTGAACTGGATACACAGCATATTGAAAAAGCAGCGTGTGTTGGCAGAGGATTGGCAACTATCCCAATGCCTTTTCGGGGAACACTTGTTGAAAACGCATCCCGACAAGGTGGTGGTCTTGGTGGAATCCGAGAAGAGTGCCGTTATCGGTTCTGCTATCTTCCCCGATTATGTATGGCTGGCTACGGGTGGTAAGAGTCAGATGAGAGAAGAGAAACTCCGTGTACTGTCAGGGCGAACCGTGCTTCTCTTTCCCGATGCCGATGCTTATGCCGAGTGGAAACAGCGAGCCGAGAGCATGTACTTTTGTAAGGTGGTGGTTTCGGACATCATCGAAAGGAATGCCACCCCGAAACAAAAAGAAGCCCATATCGACATAGCCGATTGGATTATCTTTCAGATACGGGAGGGCAAGGTGATGAGTACAGCCAACCACTTGGTCGAGGCTGAGAGAATCCTCCAGCGGATGATAGAGAAGAATCCCGTCCTGCAAAAACTGATAGACGATTTAGACCTTGTGCTGGTCGGTGCATCTCCAATCGGCAACGATGATGAAAAACCTCCCTGA
- a CDS encoding CfxA family broad-spectrum class A beta-lactamase, producing the protein MEKNRKKQIVVLSIALVCIFILVFSLFHKSATKDSANPPLTNVLTDSISQIVSACPGEIGVAVIVNNRDTVKVNNKSVYPMMSVFKVHQALALCNDFDNKGISLDTLVNINRDKLDPKTWSPMLKDYSGPVISLTVRDLLRYTLTQSDNNASNLMFKDMVNVAQTDSFIATLIPRSSFQIAYTEEEMSADHNKAYSNYTSPLGAAMLMNRLFTEGLIDDEKQSFIKNTLKECKTGVDRIAAPLLDKEGVVIAHKTGSGYVNENGVLAAHNDVAYICLPNNISYTLAVFVKDFKGNESQASQYVAHISAVVYSLLMQTSVKS; encoded by the coding sequence ATGGAAAAAAACAGAAAAAAACAAATCGTAGTTTTGAGTATAGCTTTAGTTTGCATTTTCATCTTGGTATTTTCATTGTTCCATAAATCAGCGACAAAAGATAGCGCAAATCCTCCTTTAACAAATGTTTTGACTGATAGCATTTCTCAAATTGTCTCAGCTTGTCCTGGCGAAATTGGTGTGGCGGTTATTGTTAATAACAGAGATACGGTTAAGGTCAATAATAAGAGTGTTTATCCTATGATGAGTGTGTTTAAGGTTCATCAGGCATTAGCTCTTTGTAATGACTTTGACAATAAAGGAATTTCACTTGATACCTTAGTAAATATAAATAGGGATAAACTTGACCCAAAGACTTGGAGTCCTATGCTGAAAGATTATTCAGGGCCAGTCATATCATTGACAGTGAGAGATTTGCTGCGTTATACTCTTACTCAGAGTGACAACAATGCAAGCAACCTTATGTTTAAGGATATGGTTAATGTCGCTCAAACAGATAGTTTTATAGCCACACTCATTCCTCGTTCAAGTTTTCAGATAGCTTATACGGAAGAGGAAATGTCGGCTGACCATAACAAGGCTTACTCTAACTATACATCTCCTCTTGGTGCTGCAATGTTGATGAATCGTTTGTTTACTGAAGGTCTTATCGATGATGAGAAACAAAGTTTCATTAAGAATACGTTAAAAGAATGCAAAACAGGTGTAGATAGGATAGCAGCTCCACTTCTTGATAAAGAAGGGGTTGTTATAGCGCATAAGACAGGTTCAGGTTATGTTAATGAAAATGGTGTTCTTGCAGCTCACAATGATGTTGCCTATATATGTCTGCCTAATAATATCAGTTATACCTTAGCGGTATTTGTTAAGGATTTCAAGGGAAATGAATCACAAGCGTCACAATATGTTGCGCATATATCAGCTGTAGTATATTCTTTATTAATGCAAACTTCAGTAAAATCTTAA
- a CDS encoding leucine-rich repeat domain-containing protein yields the protein MGCKYARCSALTSITIPNSVKEIGKFAFSECNILRSINLGNSVTEIGYAAFRGCSALTSITIPNSVKEIGYDTFRGCIALTSVIIGNSVTEIHDEAFIDCKALNFVVIGNNVTTIGSEAFYNCSNLTSVTIPNSVTTIGTNAFRNCSNLTSVTIPNSVRYISDYAFSGCRKLKQFIIPSSVTTLHKGLLANCTSLESIRIHKDVKGIEKSAFDGCTNVTQISCEAIVPPTCGLKAFHHIDKSSCKLFVPKASIDAYKQAPEWNDFLLIEESTTGITNTVYNKAGLADVYTLDGTRRLSKASTDEINALPKGVYIVNGKKIIIK from the coding sequence ATCGGTTGTAAATACGCACGTTGCAGTGCTCTAACTTCTATCACCATTCCCAATAGTGTTAAAGAAATTGGTAAATTTGCGTTTAGTGAATGCAATATTCTAAGGTCTATAAATCTCGGCAATAGTGTTACGGAAATTGGCTACGCTGCATTCAGAGGTTGCAGTGCTCTAACTTCTATCACCATTCCCAATAGTGTTAAGGAAATTGGCTACGATACATTCAGAGGTTGCATCGCTCTAACTTCTGTAATAATTGGCAATAGTGTTACGGAAATTCACGACGAGGCTTTCATAGATTGCAAAGCACTAAATTTTGTAGTCATAGGCAATAATGTTACGACAATTGGCTCAGAAGCTTTCTACAATTGCAGTAACCTAACTTCTGTAACCATTCCAAATAGTGTTACAACAATTGGCACCAATGCTTTCAGAAATTGCAGTAACTTAACTTCCGTAACCATTCCAAATAGTGTTAGATACATTAGTGACTATGCTTTTTCTGGCTGCCGTAAACTGAAACAATTTATCATCCCAAGCTCTGTTACTACACTCCATAAAGGTCTATTGGCTAATTGCACTTCTTTAGAAAGCATAAGAATTCATAAAGATGTAAAGGGAATTGAAAAAAGCGCCTTCGACGGATGTACGAATGTTACACAAATTTCGTGTGAAGCAATTGTACCACCAACTTGTGGTTTAAAAGCTTTCCATCATATTGACAAAAGCAGCTGCAAACTATTTGTACCTAAAGCCAGTATTGATGCTTATAAACAAGCCCCTGAATGGAATGATTTCTTATTAATTGAGGAGAGTACTACTGGCATAACAAACACTGTTTATAATAAAGCAGGACTTGCTGATGTCTATACATTAGATGGAACAAGACGGCTAAGTAAAGCAAGCACTGACGAAATTAATGCTTTGCCTAAGGGTGTTTATATTGTCAATGGTAAAAAGATAATCATTAAATAA